One part of the Constrictibacter sp. MBR-5 genome encodes these proteins:
- a CDS encoding class I SAM-dependent methyltransferase, with amino-acid sequence MEASTIAAQPQTAQSIDLGAVKLRQKGAWSSGDYAVVGTTLQIVGEDLCEALDIRSGQKVLDIAAGNGNASLAAARRWCDVVATDYVPSLLARAAERADAERLSIAFREADAEALPFPDAGFDVVLSTFGVMFTPDQDRAAAEMIRVCRPGGKIGLANWTPDGFIGQLFRTIGAHVAPPAGARSPALWGTQARMTELFQPHASSVKTASRNFVFRYRSPAHWLDVFKTYYGPVLKTFAALDPYRQASLQRDLVALIDRFNRADDGTMVVPSEYLEVVVTRR; translated from the coding sequence ATGGAAGCGTCCACAATAGCCGCCCAGCCGCAGACCGCACAGTCGATCGATCTCGGCGCCGTGAAACTGCGCCAGAAGGGAGCGTGGTCTTCCGGCGATTACGCCGTGGTCGGCACGACCCTGCAGATCGTCGGCGAGGATCTTTGCGAAGCCCTCGACATCCGCTCCGGGCAGAAGGTTCTCGATATCGCCGCCGGCAACGGCAACGCCTCGCTCGCTGCCGCGCGCCGCTGGTGCGACGTGGTCGCGACCGACTACGTGCCCTCGCTGCTCGCGCGCGCGGCCGAGCGGGCCGACGCGGAGCGGCTGTCCATCGCATTCCGGGAAGCCGACGCCGAGGCTCTTCCCTTTCCCGACGCCGGTTTCGACGTCGTCCTCTCGACCTTCGGCGTGATGTTCACCCCCGACCAGGACCGGGCGGCGGCGGAGATGATCCGCGTCTGCCGGCCGGGCGGGAAGATCGGGCTGGCCAACTGGACGCCCGATGGCTTCATCGGCCAGCTGTTCAGGACCATCGGGGCGCATGTCGCACCGCCGGCGGGAGCGCGCTCGCCGGCCTTGTGGGGCACGCAGGCGCGCATGACCGAACTGTTCCAGCCCCATGCCTCCTCCGTCAAGACGGCCTCGCGGAACTTCGTGTTCCGCTATCGGTCGCCAGCGCACTGGCTCGACGTCTTCAAGACCTACTACGGCCCCGTCCTCAAGACGTTCGCCGCGCTCGACCCCTATCGCCAAGCCTCTCTCCAGCGCGACCTCGTCGCACTCATCGATCGGTTCAATCGCGCCGACGACGGGACGATGGTCGTGCCGAGCGAATACCTGGAGGTCGTCGTAACCCGCCGCTGA
- a CDS encoding copper-binding protein, producing MTTLHDLSVRLAVGAALAGMLSPAMASPGGAGHVHDIGEPAGVTPATRTIEIELGDSFYRPATVEVRAGEAIRFILTNTGELLHEFNIGTAAMHADHRKEMQAMTDAGMLTATAVVTDPTKMDHGKMGHGSGHAMGHGMMKHDDPNSVLVGPREKKELVWKFPSRTQLEFACNVPGHYEAGMVGEVEFRN from the coding sequence ATGACGACGCTTCACGATCTTTCCGTGCGCCTGGCCGTTGGCGCCGCCCTTGCCGGCATGCTCTCTCCCGCAATGGCTTCCCCGGGCGGCGCCGGGCATGTTCACGACATCGGCGAGCCGGCAGGTGTAACGCCTGCCACGCGCACGATCGAAATCGAACTCGGCGACAGCTTCTATAGGCCCGCGACCGTCGAGGTGCGGGCAGGGGAAGCCATCCGCTTCATACTGACCAATACCGGGGAACTCCTGCACGAGTTCAACATCGGCACCGCCGCCATGCACGCCGATCACCGGAAGGAGATGCAGGCGATGACGGACGCCGGCATGTTGACGGCCACCGCGGTCGTCACCGATCCGACAAAGATGGATCACGGCAAAATGGGCCATGGCTCAGGACACGCTATGGGCCACGGCATGATGAAGCATGACGACCCAAACAGCGTGCTCGTCGGTCCGCGCGAGAAAAAGGAGCTGGTCTGGAAATTCCCGAGCAGGACCCAGCTCGAATTCGCCTGCAACGTGCCGGGGCACTACGAGGCGGGCATGGTGGGGGAGGTCGAGTTCAGGAATTGA
- a CDS encoding TadE family protein — protein MRRFTASERGAGMVEFAIVFPLFLLVVFGVIEVGRLLYLQTTLEHATRTAARAAIVRSERSGAPASTNDILAIIRKDSVVNTDLCTPDIRYSSGNLPGSILSIEVSCPFDFMFPLPGRPAFTIAAATEMVVVN, from the coding sequence ATGCGACGCTTCACCGCGTCCGAGCGCGGCGCCGGGATGGTGGAATTCGCCATCGTGTTTCCGCTCTTCCTGCTCGTCGTCTTCGGCGTGATCGAGGTCGGGCGGCTCCTCTACCTGCAGACCACCCTGGAGCATGCGACGCGGACCGCCGCGCGGGCCGCGATCGTCCGCAGCGAACGCAGCGGCGCTCCGGCATCGACGAACGACATCCTCGCGATCATCCGGAAAGACAGCGTCGTGAATACGGATCTCTGCACACCCGACATCCGCTACTCCTCGGGCAACCTGCCCGGCAGCATCCTGTCGATCGAGGTCAGCTGTCCGTTCGATTTCATGTTCCCGCTGCCGGGTCGGCCGGCATTCACGATCGCCGCTGCAACGGAGATGGTCGTTGTCAACTAA
- a CDS encoding TadE/TadG family type IV pilus assembly protein, giving the protein MDQRGAAAVEFAIIGPLLLLLMAGLVDYGFYVAQSMRLGNVVQGVLQYGAHNNAPRDDVEARLLEKLAAAGIEGADVGVDRVTGCPAGIALVDGRCPGYGSPQTHLTVSVSAPFEARFLPLLDITERRMSTRLR; this is encoded by the coding sequence ATGGATCAGCGTGGCGCAGCCGCAGTCGAGTTCGCGATCATCGGTCCCCTGCTTCTGCTGCTGATGGCCGGGCTCGTCGACTACGGATTCTATGTCGCCCAATCGATGCGCCTCGGGAACGTCGTGCAGGGGGTGCTGCAGTACGGCGCGCACAACAACGCCCCACGGGATGACGTGGAGGCGCGACTTCTCGAAAAGCTCGCGGCCGCGGGTATCGAGGGCGCCGACGTCGGAGTCGACCGCGTCACCGGCTGTCCCGCAGGCATTGCACTCGTCGACGGCCGCTGCCCCGGCTATGGATCCCCCCAAACGCATCTGACGGTGAGCGTTTCGGCACCGTTCGAGGCGCGCTTCCTTCCGCTTCTCGATATCACCGAGCGTCGCATGTCGACGCGGCTGAGATAG
- a CDS encoding HNH endonuclease, producing the protein MHASLNECPALVLNADFRPLSYFPLSLWSWQDSVKAVFLDRVTVLAEYDRYIHSPSREFRLPSVISLKEYVPPAKRPAFTRFNVFLRDRFDCQYCGHRFHPEELTFDHVVPRSKGGQTTWENILTACSDCNLRKGNRLPHVAKMFPRVKPHLPTVWQLQENGRGFPPNFLHQSWGDYLYWDTELDPV; encoded by the coding sequence GTGCACGCCTCTCTCAACGAGTGTCCGGCTTTGGTGCTGAACGCGGACTTCCGCCCGCTCAGCTACTTTCCGCTGTCGCTGTGGTCCTGGCAGGACTCGGTGAAGGCGGTATTCCTCGACCGTGTCACCGTGCTCGCCGAATACGACCGCTACATCCACTCGCCCAGCCGCGAGTTTCGATTGCCGAGCGTGATATCGCTGAAGGAATACGTCCCGCCGGCGAAGCGGCCGGCCTTCACGCGCTTCAACGTCTTCCTGCGCGACCGCTTCGACTGCCAGTATTGCGGCCATCGCTTCCATCCCGAGGAACTGACCTTCGACCATGTCGTGCCGCGCTCGAAGGGCGGGCAGACGACGTGGGAGAACATCCTCACCGCCTGTTCGGACTGCAATCTGCGCAAGGGCAACCGCCTGCCGCACGTGGCGAAGATGTTTCCGCGGGTGAAGCCGCACCTGCCGACCGTCTGGCAGCTGCAGGAGAACGGCCGGGGCTTCCCGCCGAACTTCCTGCACCAGAGCTGGGGCGACTATCTCTACTGGGATACCGAGCTGGACCCGGTCTAG
- a CDS encoding pilus assembly protein TadG-related protein, with protein MSTNDAGMIHPFVRCDRGNIAVITGFLMTALAGFVALGVDVGIWYSRHQVMQRAADSAAIAGAMELARGNDVARIEAAVLQEAAANGVDGSLVDYTIGLNQVTVDIAEDFSLFFARMVTKISPTASVTATAGMNPVQVCIMALAKSGVGVKLQGAAEIVAPGCNIQVDSDSSDAIDSQGGHAAITAHSICVAGATKGSGAFSPTPDEYCTTGVPDPLKDLPEPPEAKGACSQSPVVSGTAQPGVYCGGLNVVGDTVMQPGIYVVRLGNFTVGPSKLTGEGVTIYLQGNATIQMHGNADVELSAPTSGPLAGVVIVSDRDPATLLGLTIGLPHLLTGNSSKSYLGAIYLPKGDITFQGAAGSGSPSPFSIFIAHRIALVGAAEMTIDNKYDATPVPLPGTMSLELAARLIK; from the coding sequence TTGTCAACTAACGACGCGGGCATGATCCATCCGTTCGTCCGCTGCGACCGCGGCAACATCGCCGTTATCACCGGTTTCCTCATGACCGCGCTGGCCGGCTTCGTCGCTCTGGGTGTCGATGTCGGCATCTGGTACTCGCGCCACCAGGTGATGCAGCGCGCCGCCGATTCCGCCGCCATCGCCGGTGCGATGGAGCTGGCGCGCGGCAACGACGTCGCACGGATCGAAGCCGCGGTCCTGCAGGAGGCGGCGGCGAACGGGGTCGACGGCTCGCTCGTCGACTACACCATCGGTCTCAACCAGGTCACCGTCGACATCGCGGAAGACTTCTCCCTCTTCTTCGCGCGGATGGTCACGAAGATATCGCCCACGGCCAGCGTCACCGCGACCGCCGGCATGAACCCGGTCCAGGTCTGCATCATGGCCCTCGCGAAAAGCGGCGTGGGCGTGAAGCTCCAGGGGGCTGCGGAGATCGTCGCACCCGGCTGCAACATCCAGGTGGACTCCGATTCGAGCGACGCCATCGACAGCCAGGGAGGTCACGCGGCGATCACGGCGCATTCGATCTGCGTCGCGGGCGCGACCAAAGGCAGCGGTGCCTTCAGCCCGACTCCCGACGAGTACTGCACGACCGGCGTACCCGATCCGCTGAAGGACCTTCCCGAGCCGCCGGAGGCGAAGGGCGCCTGCTCGCAATCTCCGGTGGTCAGCGGGACGGCGCAGCCTGGCGTCTATTGCGGCGGCTTGAACGTTGTCGGCGACACCGTGATGCAGCCCGGCATCTATGTGGTCCGGCTCGGCAACTTCACCGTCGGCCCTTCGAAGCTGACGGGCGAGGGGGTGACGATCTACCTGCAGGGCAATGCCACCATCCAGATGCACGGCAATGCCGACGTGGAACTGAGCGCTCCGACCTCCGGGCCGCTGGCCGGCGTCGTGATCGTCAGTGACCGCGATCCCGCGACCCTTCTCGGCTTGACCATCGGCCTGCCGCACCTTCTGACCGGCAACTCCTCGAAATCCTATCTCGGCGCCATCTACCTGCCGAAGGGCGACATCACGTTCCAGGGGGCGGCGGGTTCGGGATCGCCGTCGCCGTTCAGCATTTTCATCGCCCACCGGATCGCGCTGGTCGGTGCAGCCGAGATGACCATCGACAACAAATACGACGCGACGCCCGTCCCGCTGCCGGGAACGATGTCGCTCGAACTGGCGGCCCGTCTCATCAAGTAG
- a CDS encoding HWE histidine kinase domain-containing protein: MDERAFDLWGLPWADEVSFEELSAHIHPADRDRVRAAFVSTRSVAGPYEIDFRIMLDDEVRWISTRGQGADAGIVDRVMFGIFMDVSGRKQAEEGHELLAGEMSHRVKNLLAIATSITNITSRSATTIEDMAKGLTARLTALGRAHDLVRPLPGREGKAALLGDLLSVLLAPYDDQGAFAGRIRIAVPRMGVGEATATTLAMVIHELATNSAKHGALSANEGTLDVSSDTDDTDICLIWAETGGPAIEAVPDMEGFGSRMISRSMSQQFRGSLSYDWQPTGLVVTLRMRKDRLAA; encoded by the coding sequence ATGGACGAGCGCGCCTTCGACCTGTGGGGCTTGCCCTGGGCTGACGAAGTCTCGTTCGAGGAGCTTTCCGCCCATATCCATCCCGCCGACCGCGACCGGGTGCGCGCGGCGTTCGTATCGACGCGCTCCGTCGCGGGCCCCTACGAGATCGACTTCCGCATCATGCTCGATGACGAAGTCCGCTGGATTTCCACACGCGGCCAGGGCGCCGACGCCGGAATCGTCGACCGTGTGATGTTCGGCATCTTCATGGATGTGAGTGGCCGCAAGCAGGCGGAGGAGGGCCACGAACTGCTCGCGGGGGAGATGAGCCATCGCGTCAAGAACCTGCTGGCGATCGCCACGAGCATCACCAACATCACGTCGCGTTCGGCAACGACGATCGAGGATATGGCCAAGGGCCTGACAGCGCGCCTGACGGCACTGGGCCGCGCTCACGACTTGGTTCGGCCGCTTCCCGGACGTGAGGGGAAGGCGGCGCTGCTGGGCGACCTGTTGTCCGTGCTGCTCGCGCCGTACGACGACCAGGGTGCGTTCGCGGGCCGCATTCGCATCGCCGTGCCCCGGATGGGCGTGGGGGAGGCAACGGCCACGACCCTCGCGATGGTCATCCACGAACTGGCGACCAATTCGGCCAAGCATGGGGCGCTGTCGGCGAACGAGGGGACGCTGGATGTCTCCAGCGACACCGACGACACGGACATATGCCTCATCTGGGCGGAGACCGGCGGGCCCGCTATAGAAGCAGTGCCCGACATGGAAGGGTTCGGCAGCAGAATGATATCGCGCAGCATGTCGCAGCAGTTCAGGGGCTCCCTCTCCTACGACTGGCAGCCGACCGGCCTCGTCGTGACCCTGCGCATGCGTAAGGACCGCCTCGCGGCGTAA
- a CDS encoding DUF72 domain-containing protein, which yields MAQGSTQASKGAIRIGVGGWTYEPWRGVFYPDKLPQKRELEYAASKLTSIEINGTYYGSQKPASFAKWHDETPEDFVFALKGPRFATNRKVLAEAGQSIDRFLASGVLELKDKLGPINWQFMATKRFDPADFEAFLKLLPKTVEGRALRHAVEVRHESFKVPEFVHLLRAHEVAVVTAGDSDFPQIADATAPFVYVRIMGTQEGIDGGYAPAALDAWAGRAKTWAAGGVPDDLNRVADPLPAKQGRDVFLYVISGFKQSNPAAAMGLVERVG from the coding sequence GTGGCACAGGGATCGACGCAGGCATCGAAGGGCGCGATCCGCATCGGCGTGGGCGGCTGGACCTACGAGCCGTGGCGCGGCGTCTTCTATCCCGACAAGCTGCCGCAGAAGCGCGAGTTGGAATATGCCGCCTCGAAGCTGACCTCGATCGAGATCAACGGCACCTATTACGGCTCGCAGAAGCCGGCGAGCTTCGCCAAGTGGCACGACGAGACGCCGGAGGATTTCGTCTTCGCGCTGAAGGGCCCGCGCTTCGCCACCAACCGCAAGGTCCTGGCCGAGGCGGGCCAGTCGATCGACCGCTTCCTCGCCAGCGGCGTGCTGGAGCTGAAGGACAAGCTGGGGCCGATCAACTGGCAGTTCATGGCGACCAAGCGGTTCGACCCCGCCGACTTCGAGGCCTTCCTGAAGCTACTGCCGAAGACCGTCGAGGGCCGCGCCCTCCGCCACGCCGTCGAGGTGCGCCACGAGAGCTTCAAGGTGCCGGAATTCGTCCACCTGCTGCGCGCCCACGAGGTGGCCGTCGTGACGGCGGGCGACAGCGACTTCCCGCAGATCGCGGACGCCACGGCACCCTTCGTCTATGTCCGCATCATGGGGACCCAGGAAGGTATCGACGGCGGCTACGCGCCCGCGGCGCTCGACGCCTGGGCCGGCCGCGCCAAGACCTGGGCGGCCGGCGGCGTGCCGGACGACCTGAACCGCGTGGCGGACCCGCTGCCGGCGAAACAGGGCCGCGACGTCTTCCTCTACGTCATCAGCGGCTTCAAGCAGAGCAACCCGGCGGCGGCGATGGGGTTGGTGGAGCGGGTGGGGTAG
- a CDS encoding pyridoxal-phosphate dependent enzyme, with protein sequence MGRFDNILGTIGNTPVVRINRLAPEGVNLFVKVEAFNPLGSIKDRLALGVVEAAEQAGQLRPGQTVIEATSGNTGIGLAMVCAQKGYPLVVTMAEQFSVERRKLMRFLGAKVVLTPAAGRAFAMVTKAAELARAHGWFMTRQFENEANADIHSRTTAREILADFRGERLDYWVTGYGTGGTLKGVSRVLAAERPDTRIVVCEPEDAPLLGSGVEQDRHPDGSAVTAHPAFKPHPMQGWTPDFIPKLTADAVAMGAIDRIVTVSGADAMRYAGELARKEGIFVGITAGATFAGALRVAMDAPPGSNILCMLPDTGERYLTTPLFADVPAEMTEEEQEISRSTPSAQFASV encoded by the coding sequence ATGGGCAGGTTCGACAATATCCTGGGAACGATCGGCAACACGCCGGTCGTTAGGATCAACAGGCTGGCGCCCGAGGGCGTCAACCTCTTCGTCAAGGTGGAGGCCTTCAACCCGCTGGGCTCCATCAAGGATCGCCTGGCGCTCGGCGTCGTCGAGGCGGCGGAGCAGGCCGGCCAGCTCCGGCCGGGACAGACGGTCATCGAAGCGACCAGCGGGAACACCGGCATCGGGCTGGCTATGGTGTGCGCGCAGAAGGGCTATCCGCTCGTGGTGACGATGGCGGAACAGTTCAGCGTCGAGCGCCGCAAGCTGATGCGCTTCCTCGGCGCCAAGGTCGTGCTCACGCCCGCTGCGGGCCGTGCCTTTGCGATGGTCACCAAGGCCGCGGAACTGGCTCGGGCGCATGGCTGGTTCATGACCCGCCAGTTCGAGAACGAGGCCAATGCGGACATTCACTCCCGCACGACGGCGCGCGAGATCCTCGCCGACTTCAGGGGCGAAAGGCTCGACTACTGGGTGACGGGGTACGGTACCGGTGGCACGCTGAAGGGCGTTTCCCGGGTGCTCGCGGCGGAGAGGCCGGACACCAGGATCGTCGTCTGCGAGCCCGAAGACGCTCCACTCCTCGGCAGCGGCGTCGAGCAGGATCGCCATCCGGACGGCTCCGCCGTTACGGCACATCCGGCCTTCAAGCCGCATCCGATGCAGGGCTGGACGCCCGACTTCATCCCCAAGCTGACGGCCGATGCCGTCGCGATGGGAGCGATCGACCGGATCGTCACGGTTTCGGGCGCCGACGCCATGCGGTACGCGGGCGAACTGGCCCGGAAGGAGGGCATCTTCGTCGGGATCACCGCCGGTGCCACCTTCGCCGGAGCATTGCGCGTGGCGATGGACGCGCCGCCCGGATCGAACATCCTCTGCATGCTGCCCGACACGGGCGAGCGCTACCTCACCACGCCCCTGTTCGCCGACGTCCCGGCGGAGATGACCGAAGAGGAGCAGGAAATCTCCCGCTCGACACCGAGCGCCCAGTTCGCGTCCGTCTGA
- a CDS encoding DUF411 domain-containing protein yields MHRIAPILILLAAAPQAVAAVPATLYRSPECGCCVEYAAHLRAGGFDVDVVSTDDLAAIKAKHRVPEALEGCHTTLIGGYAIEGHVPLAVVNRLLADKPRISGISLPGMPAGSPGMGGAKTGRFVIYELDRQKVYSVE; encoded by the coding sequence ATGCACCGAATCGCGCCGATCCTTATCCTTCTTGCCGCTGCGCCACAGGCCGTCGCGGCTGTGCCGGCCACCCTCTACCGAAGTCCCGAATGCGGCTGTTGTGTCGAATACGCCGCGCATCTGCGAGCCGGCGGCTTCGATGTCGACGTCGTCAGCACCGACGACCTCGCAGCCATCAAGGCGAAGCATCGCGTCCCTGAGGCGCTCGAAGGCTGTCATACGACCCTGATCGGCGGCTACGCCATCGAGGGGCATGTGCCCCTCGCCGTGGTGAACCGGCTTCTCGCCGATAAGCCCCGGATCAGCGGGATCTCGCTGCCCGGCATGCCGGCCGGATCACCCGGCATGGGCGGTGCGAAAACCGGGCGGTTCGTCATCTACGAACTCGATCGGCAGAAGGTCTATTCCGTGGAGTGA
- a CDS encoding cytochrome c, with the protein MNWRHFGAAGLVVVASVTAAAWFVAPTGGIDPSDASQVALGRAIYADHCASCHGVNLEGQPDWRTRKADGRMPAPPHDASGHTWHHPDEQLIEMTKKGASGIVPGYQSDMPGFEGILSDREIEAVLSYIKSTWPAEIRRRQEGR; encoded by the coding sequence TTGAACTGGCGGCATTTTGGAGCGGCCGGGCTGGTCGTTGTCGCGAGCGTGACGGCGGCCGCCTGGTTCGTTGCGCCGACCGGCGGCATCGATCCGTCCGATGCCTCTCAGGTGGCGCTCGGCCGCGCGATCTATGCCGATCACTGTGCGAGCTGTCACGGGGTCAACCTGGAAGGCCAGCCGGACTGGCGCACGCGCAAGGCCGATGGCCGCATGCCCGCCCCACCCCATGATGCTTCCGGTCACACCTGGCACCACCCGGATGAGCAGTTGATCGAAATGACAAAGAAAGGTGCGTCGGGGATCGTGCCGGGCTACCAGAGCGACATGCCGGGATTCGAGGGCATCCTGAGCGATCGCGAGATCGAGGCGGTGCTGTCCTACATCAAGAGCACGTGGCCCGCCGAAATCAGGCGCCGGCAGGAGGGGCGTTAG
- a CDS encoding cupin domain-containing protein — translation MVRGDAVEWGPAPASLPPGAEAAVLLGSPAKEGPFVLRLKFPGGFAVPPHRHSKDEFVTVISGGFAISSGETADRASAKALPPASFVHLPAGMPHYAWAEGETVVQINGVGPFDVTYVDPKDDPRKQAARY, via the coding sequence GTGGTGCGGGGCGACGCCGTCGAATGGGGCCCGGCGCCGGCTTCGCTGCCGCCCGGCGCCGAGGCCGCCGTGCTGCTGGGCAGTCCGGCGAAGGAGGGGCCGTTCGTGTTGCGGCTCAAATTCCCCGGTGGTTTCGCGGTTCCGCCGCACCGACACTCCAAGGACGAGTTCGTCACCGTGATCTCGGGCGGTTTCGCGATCTCATCCGGCGAGACCGCGGATCGCGCATCCGCCAAGGCGCTGCCGCCGGCGAGCTTCGTTCATCTGCCCGCCGGAATGCCGCACTATGCGTGGGCAGAAGGCGAGACCGTGGTGCAGATCAACGGCGTCGGTCCCTTCGACGTGACCTACGTCGATCCGAAGGACGACCCGCGCAAGCAGGCGGCCCGCTACTAG
- a CDS encoding ABC transporter ATP-binding protein/permease translates to MPSPPPSSAPAPASAPAPPPLGSLGTIATLLPYLWPAGETGLRVRVVLTLLSLALAKVATVYVPVFYKGAVDALSGEGGLAVVLPLGMILAYGAARILSLAFADLRDAIFSKVGQRAIRNVALRVFRHLHALSLRFHLERQTGGLSRSIERGTNAIDTLLRFTLFNILPTILEVSLVFAILWTLLDVWFALATLATVAAYIAYTLAVTEWRIRVRRQMIEQDNRANTRAIDSLLNYETVKYFGNEVHEAARFDEAMQKYERAAVLSQSSLSLLNIGQAAIISVGVTIVMWMAAAGIVAGTMTIGDFVLVNTYLLQLYQPLGVFGWVYREIKQALVDMEKMFDLLRADREVRDVPGAPALRVAGGEVRFEDVDFGYDPRRPILKGVSFTVPAGHTVAIVGPSGAGKSTISRLLFRFYDASGGRILIDGQDLRTVTQDSVRAAIGIVPQDTVLFNDSIFYNIAYGRPDAAEAEIHEAARLARIDGFIRGLPDGYDTAVGERGLKLSGGEKQRVAIARTILKDPRILLFDEATSALDSRTEQEIQANLRELARGRTTLIIAHRLSTVVDADEIVVLDDGRIAERGRHADLLARGGMYAEMWARQQEAREAEEPVPVPGE, encoded by the coding sequence ATGCCCTCACCGCCTCCTTCATCGGCCCCAGCCCCAGCCTCCGCCCCGGCTCCGCCGCCGCTCGGCAGCCTCGGCACCATCGCCACGCTGCTGCCCTATCTCTGGCCGGCGGGCGAGACGGGGCTGCGCGTCCGGGTGGTGCTGACGCTGCTCAGTCTCGCCCTGGCCAAGGTCGCCACCGTCTACGTGCCCGTCTTCTACAAGGGCGCGGTCGACGCACTGTCGGGCGAGGGCGGGCTAGCCGTCGTCCTGCCGCTCGGCATGATCCTGGCCTACGGCGCCGCACGCATCCTGTCGCTCGCCTTCGCCGACCTGCGCGACGCGATCTTCTCCAAAGTCGGCCAGCGCGCCATCCGCAACGTGGCGCTGCGCGTCTTCCGGCACCTGCACGCCTTGTCGCTGCGCTTCCACCTGGAGCGCCAGACCGGCGGCCTGTCGCGCTCGATCGAGCGCGGCACCAACGCCATCGACACGCTGCTGCGCTTCACCCTGTTCAACATCCTGCCGACGATCCTGGAGGTCAGCCTCGTCTTCGCCATCCTCTGGACGCTGCTCGACGTCTGGTTCGCGCTGGCGACCCTGGCGACCGTGGCCGCCTACATCGCCTACACGCTGGCGGTGACCGAGTGGCGCATCCGCGTGCGGCGCCAGATGATTGAGCAGGACAACCGCGCCAACACCCGCGCCATCGACAGCCTGCTGAACTACGAGACCGTCAAGTATTTCGGCAACGAGGTGCACGAGGCGGCGCGCTTCGACGAGGCGATGCAGAAATACGAGCGCGCCGCCGTGCTGAGCCAGTCGTCGCTGTCACTGCTGAACATCGGCCAGGCGGCGATCATCTCGGTCGGCGTGACGATCGTCATGTGGATGGCGGCGGCGGGCATCGTCGCGGGCACCATGACCATCGGCGACTTCGTCCTGGTCAACACCTACCTGCTGCAGCTCTACCAGCCGCTGGGCGTGTTCGGCTGGGTCTATCGCGAGATCAAGCAGGCGCTGGTCGACATGGAGAAGATGTTCGACCTGCTGCGCGCCGACCGCGAGGTGCGGGACGTGCCCGGCGCGCCGGCGCTGCGCGTCGCCGGCGGCGAGGTGCGCTTCGAGGACGTCGACTTCGGCTACGACCCGCGCCGGCCGATCCTGAAGGGCGTCAGCTTCACCGTGCCGGCCGGCCACACCGTGGCGATCGTCGGCCCGTCGGGTGCCGGCAAGTCGACGATCAGCCGGCTGCTGTTCCGCTTCTACGACGCGAGCGGCGGTCGCATCCTGATCGACGGCCAGGACCTGCGGACGGTCACCCAGGACAGCGTGCGCGCCGCCATCGGCATCGTCCCGCAGGACACGGTGCTGTTCAACGACAGCATCTTCTACAACATCGCCTACGGCCGGCCGGACGCGGCCGAGGCCGAGATCCACGAGGCGGCCCGGCTCGCCCGCATCGACGGCTTCATCCGCGGCCTGCCCGACGGCTACGACACCGCCGTCGGCGAGCGCGGGCTGAAGCTGTCGGGCGGCGAGAAGCAGCGCGTCGCCATCGCCCGGACGATCCTGAAGGACCCGCGCATCCTGCTGTTCGACGAGGCGACCTCGGCCCTCGACAGCCGCACCGAGCAGGAGATCCAGGCGAACCTGCGCGAACTGGCCCGCGGCCGCACCACGCTGATCATCGCGCACCGCCTGTCGACCGTGGTCGACGCCGACGAGATCGTCGTGCTCGACGACGGCCGGATCGCCGAGCGCGGGCGCCACGCCGACCTGCTCGCCCGCGGCGGCATGTATGCCGAGATGTGGGCGCGCCAGCAGGAAGCGCGCGAGGCCGAAGAGCCCGTGCCGGTGCCGGGCGAATAG